A single window of Salvia splendens isolate huo1 chromosome 8, SspV2, whole genome shotgun sequence DNA harbors:
- the LOC121744934 gene encoding rac-like GTP-binding protein ARAC7, translating to MSASKFIKCVTVGDGAVGKTCMLICYTSNKFPTDYIPTVFDNFSANVAVDGSIVNLGLWDTAGQEDYSRLRPLSYRGADIFVLAFSLISRASYENVLKKWMPELRRFAPNVPIVLVGTKLDLRDDRGYLGDHMGSNIITTAQGEELRKQIGAAAYIECSSKTQQNVKGVFDTAIKVVLQPPRRKEVASRKKRHSSGCSIVRVIVCGGCAA from the exons ATGAGTGCTTCAAAATTCATCAAATGTGTGACTGTGGGAGATGGAGCTGTTGGCAAAACCTGCATGCTCATTTGCTACACCAGCAACAAATTCCCTACC GATTATATTCCAACAGTGTTTGACAATTTTAGTGCTAATGTGGCTGTTGATGGCAGCATTGTCAACTTAGGACTCTGGGATACTGCAG GGCAAGAAGATTACAGCAGGCTGAGGCCCCTGAGTTACAGAGGTGCAGACATATTTGTTTTGGCCTTCTCTTTAATCAGCAGGGCTAGCTATGAAAATGTCCTCAAGAAG TGGATGCCCGAACTTCGTCGATTCGCTCCCAATGTTCCAATTGTGCTTGTTGGAACAAAGTTAG ATCTGAGGGATGACAGGGGTTATCTTGGTGATCATATGGGATCCAACATCATCACCACAGCCCAA GGAGAGGAGCTGAGGAAACAGATTGGTGCAGCAGCTTATATAGAATGCAGCTCCAAGACTCAACAG AATGTGAAGGGTGTGTTTGATACTGCAATCAAAGTTGTGCTTCAACCTCCACGCAGAAAGGAAGTGGCCTCGCGCAAGAAGCGACACAGTAGTGGCTGCTCGATTGT GAGAGTTATTGTTTGTGGTGGTTGCGCCGCCTGA